The genomic segment CCGGAATCGGACACCGGAACAGGAGCCTCGGCCGCCCTGGGCCGGGCAACGGCCACCGTGGCCTCGCCCAAACCGTCTCGCAGGGCCCGGGTCAAAGTCTCCAGGGCCCGGGCCGAGTCCCGGCCCTCGGCCTCGAGATGAACCGTATCCCCCTGGGCCAGGGCCATTCCCATGACGGCCACCAGGCTGCGGACATTGGCCTTTTTCTCCCCGGCCACCAGCCGGACGTCGGCCTCGAATCCCTTGGCCAGTCCGGCCAGCGTTGCAGCCGGACGGGCGTGGAGCCCGTCGGGGTTGGGGATGACAATGGGCGCCGAAATCTGGACCCCGCCTTGAATCGACTCGACCCCGCCCGCCAATGCCTTGGCCCTCACCCGCAGAGCCACGTCCCGGCCGGCTGTGACCTCGCCTTGAGCCGGATTAAAAACCGAACCCGGCCCCGCATTGGCCACCACCATCTGAGTCAGCAGACTGGGGGCCTTCCCAGCCACGATCTTGGCATCGAACTCGATCAGAACCGCTCCGGCCGTCACCCGATCCCCTGTCCGGACCCGCGGCGTGAAGCCTTCGCCCCGGAGCTTGACCGTGTCCAGTCCGATGTGCAGGAGCACTTCCAGTCCCGAACCGGTTTTCAGGGTCAGGGCGTGGTGGCTCGGGTGGAGGTTCAGGACCGTGCCGTCGCAGGGGGCCAGAAGATCGTGACTGGAGGGATCGATGGACACCCCATCTCCGGCCAGTTTGCGGGCGAAGACCTCGTCCGGGACTTCCGCCAGAGGGACCATCCGGCCCGACAAGGGGGCCAGGAGAGCGAGATCGGCCCCTGAATCTTTGAGCATTGGGCCTGTTTCCCTTCCGGGTTCAACGGCCTCGCCCCGCAGATACATTTCCATGGATGTTTTCAAATTCTCGGAACGGGGCCCGAAAATGGCCTGCATGTTGAGCCCCACTGCGACCACCTCGGCCGCGCCCAGAGCCTTGAGCCGGGCCTGATCCACCTGTCCGGCATCGGCCACCTCGACCCGCAAACGGGTGATGCAGGCGTCCAGGCTGACGATGTTGTCGGCTCCGCCAAAGGCCCGGACCAGATCCCCGGCCAGGCCTCCCTGACCGGACCCGGCCTGTGACGAGGCTTCTGGAGCATCTTCCCGGCCAGGGGTCTTCAGATTCCAAAGGCTGATCAGGCCCCTGAACGTGACGTAGTAGACCAGGGCCACCACCGGCCCGCAGACCAGGACCAGCCAGGGCTTGGTGTCCAGGGCGGAGAACAGGACGTAGTCGATGAATCCCTGGGAAAAGGTGAACCCGAGTTTGGCCCCCAGGACGCTGAACAGAAACTGGCACCCGGCCGCGAACACGGCGTGGATGCCGTACAGAACCGGGGCCACGAACATGAAGGCGAATTCGATGGGCTCGGTGATGCCGGTCAAAAACGAGGTCAGGGCCCCCGAAACCATGATGCCCCCCACCCGGAACCTGTTCTCGGGCCGGGCCGCGTGCCAGATGGCTATGGCCGCCGCCGGCAGGCCGAACATCTTGAACAGATAGGCCCCGCCCAGGATGCCGGCCGTGGGGTCCCCGGCGAAGAACCGGTTGATATCGCCGTGAACCACCACTCCGGCCGGGGTGGTGTAGGACCCGATCTCGAAAAAGAAGGGCACGTTCCAGATATGATGGAGACCAAAGGGGATGAGGAGTCTCTCCACGAACCCGTAGACCGTGGCCGCCACGGTCGGATTGCCGTAGGCCGCGTACTGAGAAAATTCCTCAATGGCCGTACCGATGAAGGGCCAGATCAGACTGAGGACGAACCCGAGAAGAATGGCCGCGAAGGCAGTGACAATGGGCACGAACCGTTTACCCGCGAAAAACCCCAGATATTGGGGCAGTTCGATGCGGTAGAAGCGGTTGAACATGGAGGCCGCCACGGCCCCGGCCAGGATTCCGCCCAGAACACCGGTGTCCATGGCCTTGATGCCCATGATCTCCTTGGTCATGACCGTCAGGCCCAGGGTCTCGGTCACCAGTGACCATTCCTGATAGAACCCGCCCAAAACGCCCAGGGTGGCCAGCATGACCACGTACCCGACCACCGCAGCCAGGGCGGCCACTCCGTCGTTGTTGGTCAGCCCCAGGGCTACACCTATGGCGAAAATGAGGGGCAGGCTGACAAAAATGGCCCCGCCCGATTCGGCCATGAGCAGGGAAATCTGAGTCGGAATCCAGGAGAAGTGGGCGCTGCCGATGCCAAGCAGAATTCCGGCGATGGGCAGGACCGCCACCGGCAGCATGAGGGCCTTGCCGATCTTTTGCAGAGTCGAGAAGGACGCGGCGAACATGGACATGGTCTTCTCCTATCAGGATTGTCGACGAGGAGGGGGCTCGTTCTCAGCTACATCATCGCTGGCCCTTTCGTCTACACTTCCCTTCGATGGCCGAGCGTTTCCGGCCTTGCCGAGAGGTGGTTCATGCTGGCATGATACCATAAGCCATCGGACAGGAATCAGACCAAGGAGTTCAGATATGCCCCTCATTGAATGGAACGACATCCTCCTCATCGGCAACAAGGAAATCGATTCCCAACACCACCGGCTGGTCGAGTTGGCCAACGAACTCGTTCACACCGCTCGCAAATCCGACAATCCCAAGGATCTGGTCAAACCCATGAAGGCCTTACGCGAATATACCGTCCTGCATTTCGACGCTGAGGAACGCTTCATGAAATCCATCGGCTATCCAGGCCTGAACGACCACACCCTCGAACACACCAATCTCAAGAATCGGGTCAAACTCTATCAGAAGGAATTGTTCGTCGGCATGAAAATTCCCCCGGACGAGGTTCTGGGATTCATGAAGACCTGGCTGCTGAACCACATCCTGGACATGGACATGAAGATCAAGGCCTTTATCAACAGGCCCAAGGAAACGGTTTTGCCGGACACATCCGAAGAAAAAACACCCCCGGCCACCCACTGACCATGTTCTACGCCGCCGTCACCCACCTTTTCGACCCCCTGCACGATGCCTGGTCCTCGGACAGGGTTCGTCGCGGACTGGCCGGGGTTCTGGTTCTGGTCTTTCTCGTGACCCTGGCCCTGGCCGGGGCCAGGTATCTTGAAATCCTGCCGGCCTTCCTGGACCGGTTCGCCCCGAAAAGTCTCTTTGCCGCCGTGGATCTGGCCTTCACCCTGGTTCTGGTCATCGAGGTCGTGGAACTGGTCTTCACCCTGCCTTGCTCCCTGTCCAAGGCCGTGGGCAAGCAGTTCGAGATTCTCTGCCTCATCCTGCTCCGGGCCGCCTTCAAGGAACTCCAGAACTTCCCGGCCCCCATCGCCGTACATGGGATCTCGACCCCTCTGCTCCACATGCTGGCTTGCGCCTTCGGTGCCCTGGCCGTGTTCGGCCTGGTCCTAGTCTTCTTCCGCATCCAGGCCCGAGCCACGTCCCGCCACTCGACCCGGATCACCGGCCTGCGCCTTTACCGACTGGTGGCCATCAAGAAAGCCGTGGCCCTGGTTCTTTTGGCCGCCTTTGTCCTCCTGGGCCTTCGGACCATCCACCATGTCCTGACCGGCCTGCCGGGCACGGACTTCTTTCATTCCTTCTACACGCTCCTCGTTTTCAGTGACGTGCTCATGGTCCTGGTCTGTCACTTCATCTACCCTGATTTCTTGTCCATGTTCCGAAATTCCGGCTACGCCCTGGCCACCCTTCTCATCCGCCTCTCCTTGGCCGCCGATCCTTTTGTGAACGTGGCCCTGGCCTTGGGGGCCGGGGTGTTCGCCGTGGCCCTGGCCGCGGCCTGCTCGTGGCCTCCGCCCAAGGATGACCGAACCGGTCTATTCCCTGCCAAGCGAGCTCCAAAATCATCCAAACCCTCCTCTGATTCCGGAAAAATTCAAACCGAAGGGGCTGACCCGGCCAGAACGTGATTCCAGATAATTTGAATTCAAGAAAGACTGGTCCTTCAAAATTCAGGCAAAAAAAAAGCCCTTACTGCATTTCGCTGTAAGGGCTTTTTTTGCTTTGGAGCCAGGAAAGAGACTTGAACTCTCGACCTGCTGATTACGAATCAGCTGCTCTACCAACTGAGCTATCCTGGCAAACTCTGGAAAGCCTTGTATCCACGGGGCTCCCGGGCGTCAAGCTCGATTTTTCAATCGTTCAAAAATCATCGTTTTTGGGTGAAACAGACCGCACTCTGCGGTCTGTTTGCGAACCGCCCAAACTCCCTCATCGTCTCTATCCTCACCAAGAGATGAGCATCCAGTTCCCCCAGGCCCCCGACGCTTCTCGGTTTTTGACAGGCGGGGACCTGTCCAGCTATTGAAACAAGTTTGGGGCATCGCGCAGTTGTCGCTCGCTACGCCCGGCCGCATAACGCCTTCGGACAACAGGCTCTGCCAATGGGAATTTCGGAAACCATCATGAAAGACAAAAAAATCATCCGCATCGGCCTGGCCGGTTTCGGCACCGTCGGTTCCGGCTTGGCGACCATCATCGCCGAAAACCGGGACTGGATCGCCCACAGGATAGGCAAGGAACTGGTCATTCCCTCCATCCTTGTCCGCGACCTGTGCAAAAAGAGGGACAACATCCCGCATCCTGAAACCGTGTTCACCGACGATCCGCTGGCCTTCGTCGACAATCCGGACATCGACATCTTCGTCGAACTCATCGGCGGAACCACCGTGGCCCGCAATCTCATCTTAAGCGCATTGGACCACGGCCGTCCCGTGGTCACGGCCAACAAGGCCCTTCTGGCCGAGCACGGCGCCGAGCTCTTCATCCGAGCGGCCGAAAAAGGCGTTGGGCTCTACTACGAGGCCTCTGTGGCCGGAGGCATCCCCATCGTCCAGACCCTCAAAGAGAGTCTGGCCGGAAACCGGATTCGGACTCTGACCGGCATTCTGAACGGCACGGCCAACTACATCCTCACCGAAATGACCTCCCGTGGCATCAGCTTTGAGCAGGCCCTGACCCAGTCTCAGGAAAAGGGGTACGCCGAGGCCGATCCGACCCTAGACATCTCAGGAATGGACGCCGCCCACAAGCTCGTCCTGCTCATCCGTCTGGCCCACGGACAGGACTTTCCCCTGTCGAAACTTTCGGTTCAGGGTATAGACCGGGTCCAGGCCGAGGACATCCGCCTGGCCTCGGAATTTGGCTACCGGATCAAACTTCTGGGCCAGGTTCGGGAACGCTCCGGCCATCTTCAGGCCGGGGTCTTTCCAGCCCTTCTTCGCGCCGACCACATGCTGGCCAAGGTCGACGGGCCCTTCAACTCCATCCTGCTGGAAGGCAACGCCGTGGGACCCATCATGCTCTACGGACAGGGCGCGGGGGACCTGCCCACGGGCAGCGCGGTCCTGGCCGACATCATGGCCCTGGCCCGAGACGGGTCTATCCCAAACAACACGGGCTTCGTGGATCCGGTGCTTCCTCCGGTCAAGGTATTGGATCTGGAGCTGACCACCTCCCGTCACTACTTTCGACTGGGTGTCGAGGACAAGCCGGGCGTTCTCTCGGCCGTGGCAGGGGTCATGGCCGACAAGGACATCTCCATCGCCCAGGTCGTCCAGCGCCAAGATCCGGCCCGAAACGATGCCTCAGTGGTCTTCATCACCCATGCGGCCCAGATGCGTCAGGTCGGGCAAGCCCTGGATGAAATCGACCGCATGCCCTTCATCACCCAGCCCAGCGTTCACTACCGGATTCTCTGAGCACCAAGGCAGCACCATGAACCATCCGATTTTCTTTTTGATCGCCGACGGCATGGGAGACAGGCCGGACGTCCCCGGAGGCAGAACCCCGTTAGAGCTGGCCCATACGCCGTGGATGGACAGAATGGCCTGCGAAGGTCTTGTGGGGACCTGTCGAACCGTGCCGAAGAGCATGCCCCCGGGGTCCGACGTGGCCAACATGGCTCTTCTGGGCTACGACCCGGCCCTGCACCACACCGGCCGAGGACCCATCGAGGCCGCCGCCCAGGGACTGACCCCGGGGCCCGACGATCTTGTCTGGCGCCTCAATCTCGTCGATCTGACCGAATTCTCGGCCGCCGGAACCATGCTCGACTACTCGTCCGGACACATCGACAACGCCTTGGGTCGGGAGATCGTTTCCACTCTCCAGGCCGAACTGGGCGACGAGGTCTTTTCCTTCCATCCCGGGGTCCAGTACCGTCATCTTCTGGTGCAGAGAAATGGAGCCCTCGGGCCCATGGCCGGACTAAACATCCGCCCTCCCCACGACATCACGGACCAGGGCATCGAAACGGATTTCTCCGCATACTCCAAGCATTCCGGTCTACTGGACCTTATCCGCCGGGCTAATGTGGTTCTTGCCCGCTGGACAGGACAATGCCGGGCCCGGTCGGTCTGGCCCTGGGGACAGGGCCGGGCCCTGCGTCTGCCGACGTTCAAAGAGCGCACCGGACTGAACGGCGGCGTTGTCTCTGCCGTGGATCTGGTCAAGGGCCTGGGGCGGGCCGCCGGAATGGTCGTTCCCGACATCCCCGGCGCCACCGGATTTCTGGACACGAACTATGCGGCCAAGGTCGAGGCCGCCCTGAATCTGGCCACCGGGCCGGACCGATTCGTCTATGTCCATGTCGAGGCCCCTG from the Deltaproteobacteria bacterium genome contains:
- a CDS encoding PTS glucose transporter subunit IIBC, coding for MSMFAASFSTLQKIGKALMLPVAVLPIAGILLGIGSAHFSWIPTQISLLMAESGGAIFVSLPLIFAIGVALGLTNNDGVAALAAVVGYVVMLATLGVLGGFYQEWSLVTETLGLTVMTKEIMGIKAMDTGVLGGILAGAVAASMFNRFYRIELPQYLGFFAGKRFVPIVTAFAAILLGFVLSLIWPFIGTAIEEFSQYAAYGNPTVAATVYGFVERLLIPFGLHHIWNVPFFFEIGSYTTPAGVVVHGDINRFFAGDPTAGILGGAYLFKMFGLPAAAIAIWHAARPENRFRVGGIMVSGALTSFLTGITEPIEFAFMFVAPVLYGIHAVFAAGCQFLFSVLGAKLGFTFSQGFIDYVLFSALDTKPWLVLVCGPVVALVYYVTFRGLISLWNLKTPGREDAPEASSQAGSGQGGLAGDLVRAFGGADNIVSLDACITRLRVEVADAGQVDQARLKALGAAEVVAVGLNMQAIFGPRSENLKTSMEMYLRGEAVEPGRETGPMLKDSGADLALLAPLSGRMVPLAEVPDEVFARKLAGDGVSIDPSSHDLLAPCDGTVLNLHPSHHALTLKTGSGLEVLLHIGLDTVKLRGEGFTPRVRTGDRVTAGAVLIEFDAKIVAGKAPSLLTQMVVANAGPGSVFNPAQGEVTAGRDVALRVRAKALAGGVESIQGGVQISAPIVIPNPDGLHARPAATLAGLAKGFEADVRLVAGEKKANVRSLVAVMGMALAQGDTVHLEAEGRDSARALETLTRALRDGLGEATVAVARPRAAEAPVPVSDSG
- a CDS encoding homoserine dehydrogenase → MKDKKIIRIGLAGFGTVGSGLATIIAENRDWIAHRIGKELVIPSILVRDLCKKRDNIPHPETVFTDDPLAFVDNPDIDIFVELIGGTTVARNLILSALDHGRPVVTANKALLAEHGAELFIRAAEKGVGLYYEASVAGGIPIVQTLKESLAGNRIRTLTGILNGTANYILTEMTSRGISFEQALTQSQEKGYAEADPTLDISGMDAAHKLVLLIRLAHGQDFPLSKLSVQGIDRVQAEDIRLASEFGYRIKLLGQVRERSGHLQAGVFPALLRADHMLAKVDGPFNSILLEGNAVGPIMLYGQGAGDLPTGSAVLADIMALARDGSIPNNTGFVDPVLPPVKVLDLELTTSRHYFRLGVEDKPGVLSAVAGVMADKDISIAQVVQRQDPARNDASVVFITHAAQMRQVGQALDEIDRMPFITQPSVHYRIL
- the apgM gene encoding 2,3-bisphosphoglycerate-independent phosphoglycerate mutase — encoded protein: MNHPIFFLIADGMGDRPDVPGGRTPLELAHTPWMDRMACEGLVGTCRTVPKSMPPGSDVANMALLGYDPALHHTGRGPIEAAAQGLTPGPDDLVWRLNLVDLTEFSAAGTMLDYSSGHIDNALGREIVSTLQAELGDEVFSFHPGVQYRHLLVQRNGALGPMAGLNIRPPHDITDQGIETDFSAYSKHSGLLDLIRRANVVLARWTGQCRARSVWPWGQGRALRLPTFKERTGLNGGVVSAVDLVKGLGRAAGMVVPDIPGATGFLDTNYAAKVEAALNLATGPDRFVYVHVEAPDECGHMGDLALKVRAVEEFDANVVGPLYRALGREAVWVVTCDHLTPLAIRTHSSEPVPFCFCAPDLPKSAPASFTERSAARSGLHIDSGHEFLDFILRKMSRPHA